The Plectropomus leopardus isolate mb chromosome 7, YSFRI_Pleo_2.0, whole genome shotgun sequence genome window below encodes:
- the LOC121945653 gene encoding protein rapunzel-like encodes MTSSLEKVVAQKKEAIEAVMDMFAKGAEVLASAVGELFPLCEAAAPVLRLALDNVQSKEVFYVKEQFLTVRNKLDVLSTQLDNIDCEIRKGRLDSQYFSVEENIRNQFRKYMDILEAKQQFREVKTRLFVEHFAKTGGEKNLFVLYDALMGANSFGESVLELVERYVARNRRLLEDFCVRMKELFCLGLIALLGHCALTQAQEEEDDKIREWSSKIEEVESHMKMTIESCIAAFPEQAKLDSQHLLQDKHEETLQETTRQLLEFLLKKYDWVSWSVRLINHSGSTYRNWRAGEHFHHVAGQNWFEVLQVNNINLVVSYSTKPQPVPRDCIQQVMEGQGKKGNAPAVVEVLEKQLCGFVVHAVSRHKESAAAWSFPEDCHYWERHKNVAVCVHSE; translated from the exons ATGACCAGTTCACTGGAGAAGGTCGTGGCCCAGAAGAAGGAGGCCATCGAGGCAGTGATGGACATGTTCGCGAAGGGTGCCGAGGTGTTGGCGAGCGCCGTGGGCGAGCTGTTCCCCCTCTGTGAGGCTGCCGCTCCGGTGCTCCGCCTGGCTTTAGACAACGTCCAGAGCAAAGAAGTCTTCTACGTCAAAGAGCAGTTCCTGACAGTGAGGAACAAGCTCGACGTGCTCTCCACCCAACTGGACAACATCGACTGCGAGATCAGGAAGGGGAGACTGGACTCCCAGTACTTCTCAGTGGAGGAGAACATTAGGAACCAGTTTCGGAAATATATGGACATCTTGGAGGCAAAGCAGCAGTTCAGGGAGGTGAAGACCAGACTTTTTGTGGAGCACTTTGCCAAAACAGGCGGAGAGAAAAACCTGTTTGTGCTGTATGATGCTCTGATGGGGGCAAACAGCTTTGGAGAGTCGGTTTTAGAGCTGGTTGAAAG gTATGTAGCAAGGAACCGTCGTCTCCTGGAGGATTTCTGTGTCCGCATGAAGGAGCTCTTCTGTTTGGGCCTGATCGCTCTGCTCGGGCACTGTGCTTTAACTCAGGCccaagaggaagaagatgatAAAATCCGAGAGTGGAGCAGTAAAATTGAAGAAGTTGAGTCCCACATGAAGATGACCATTGAGTCTTGTATTGCTGCTTTCCCGGAGCAAGCTAAATTAGATTCCCAGCACCTGCTGCAAGACAAGCACGAGGAAACCCTGCAAGAAACGACTCGGCAGCTTCTTGAGTTCTTGCTGAAAAAGTACGACTGGGTCAGCTGGTCTGTACGGCTAATAAACCATTCAGGGAGCACCTACCGTAACTGGCGAGCAGGGGAGCACTTTCACCACGTGGCGGGGCAGAACTGGTTCGAGGTGCTGCAGGTGAACAACATCAACCTGGTGGTGTCGTACAGCACCAAACCCCAGCCGGTGCCTCGTGACTGCATCCAGCAGGTGATGGAGGGCCAGGGGAAGAAGGGAAACGCCCCGGCGGTGGTGGAGGTGTTGGAGAAGCAGCTGTGTGGGTTTGTTGTTCACGCTGTCAGTCGCCACAAGGAGTCTGCAGCTGCATGGAGCTTTCCGGAAGACTGTCACTACTGGGAGAGACACAAGAAtgtggcagtgtgtgtgcactcagAGTAG
- the LOC121945654 gene encoding protein rapunzel-like, with translation MMDEEIIEDRAKLKQGLVKVLQCVSTISSAAAVVNPIFGVAGSLIRVVLHHIDDEDIRTLKREFGSVHRALDELSQLNRNTLVQITKETLDGQYCRVEENLKNQFRKFMEMVEARPEHRERKKDDFEESYANDLGDQNLHTLYDGVVGKPKLFSKPILEVYLKHSQGDRRTMERLCTRLTYLFCIGLIALMGYAAIIGDDEEGLSEEWAEKMEHVQEKMQDALRRCK, from the coding sequence ATGATGGACGAGGAGATCATCGAGGACCGGGCCAAGCTGAAGCAGGGCCTGGTCAAAGTGCTCCAGTGCGTGTCCACCATctcttcagcagcagctgtagtCAACCCAATTTTCGGCGTGGCCGGTTCCCTGATCCGGGTGGTGCTGCACCACATCGATGACGAAGACATCCGCACCCTGAAGCGCGAGTTTGGCTCCGTCCACCGGGCGCTGGACGAGCTCTCTCAGCTGAACCGCAACACGCTGGTGCAGATCACGAAAGAAACGCTGGACGGCCAGTACTGCCGCGTGGAGGAGAACCTCAAGAACCAGTTCAGAAAGTTCATGGAGATGGTGGAGGCGCGGCCGGAGCACCGGGAGCGCAAGAAGGACGACTTCGAGGAGAGCTACGCCAATGACTTGGGAGACCAGAACCTGCACACGCTCTACGACGGCGTGGTGGGCAAACCGAAGCTCTTCAGCAAACCCATCCTGGAGGTCTACCTGAAGCACTCGCAGGGCGACCGCCGCACCATGGAGCGGCTCTGCACACGCCTCACCTATCTGTTCTGCATCGGCCTCATCGCCCTCATGGGCTACGCCGCCATCATCGGAGACGACGAGGAGGGTCTGAGCGAGGAGTGGGCTGAGAAGATGGAGCACGTGCAGGAGAAGATGCAGGATGCTCTTCGCAGGTGCAAATGA